A section of the Felis catus isolate Fca126 chromosome B2, F.catus_Fca126_mat1.0, whole genome shotgun sequence genome encodes:
- the IRF4 gene encoding interferon regulatory factor 4 isoform X2, which translates to MNLEGSGRGGEFGMSSVSCGNGKLRQWLIDQIDSGKYPGLVWENEEKSIFRIPWKHAGKQDYNREEDAALFKAWALFKGKFREGIDKPDPPTWKTRLRCALNKSNDFEELVERSQLDISDPYKVYRIVPEGAKKGAKQLTLEDPQMTVSHPYTMTAPYTSLPAQVHNYMMPPHDRSWREYVPDQPHPEIPYQCPVTFGPRSHHWQGPACENGCQVTGTFYACAPPESQAPGIPIEPSIRSAEALALSDCRLHICLYYREILVKELTTSSPEGCRISHGHTYDATNLDQVLFPYPEDNGQRKNIEKLLSHLERGVVLWMAPDGLYAKRLCQSRIYWDGPLALCSDRPNKLERDQTCKLFDTQQFLAELQAFAHHGRPLPRFQVTLCFGEEFPDPQRQRKLITAHVEPLLARQLYYFAQQNSGHFLRGYDLPEHVSSPEDYHRSIRHSSIQE; encoded by the exons ATGAACCTGGAGGGCAGCGGCCGAGGCGGAGAGTTCGGCATGAGCTCGGTGAGCTGCGGCAACGGGAAACTCCGCCAGTGGCTGATTGACCAGATCGACAGCGGCAAGTACCCAGGGCTGGTGTGGGAGAACGAGGAGAAAAGCATCTTCCGCATCCCCTGGAAGCACGCGGGCAAGCAAGACTACAACCGCGAGGAGGACGCCGCCCTCTTCAAG GCTTGGGCACTATTTAAAGGAAAGTTCCGAGAAGGCATAGATAAGCCAGACCCTCCTACCTGGAAGACACGCTTACGATGTGCTTTGAACAAGAGCAATGACTTTGAGGAACTGGTTGAGAGAAGCCAGCTGGACATCTCAGACCCCTACAAAGTATACAGGATTGTTCCTGAGGGTGCAAAAAAAG GAGCAAAGCAGCTCACCCTGGAGGACCCACAGATGACCGTGAGCCACCCCTACACCATGACAGCTCCTTATACCTCACTCCCAGCTCAG GTTCATAACTACATGATGCCACCCCATGACCGAAGCTGGAGGGAGTACGTCCCTGATCAGCCTCACCCAGAAATCCCATATCAATGTCCTGTAACGTTTGGACCCCGCAGCCACCACTGGCAAGGCCCAGCTTGTGAAAATG GTTGCCAGGTGACAGGAACCTTTTATGCTTGTGCCCCGCCTGAGTCCCAGGCCCCTGGAATCCCCATAGAGCCAAGCATAAGGTCTGCTGAAGCCTTGGCGCTCTCAG ACTGTCGACTCCACATCTGTTTGTACTACCGAGAGATCCTGGTGAAAGAGCTAACCACATCTAGCCCTGAAGGGTGTCGGATCTCCCATGGGCATACCTATGATGCCACTAACCTGGACCAGGTCCTTTTCCCCTACCCAGAGGACAATGGCCAGAGGAAAAACATTGAGAAACTTCTGAGTCACCTGGAAAGGGGTGTGGTCCTGTGGATGGCCCCTGATGGGCTTTATGCCAAAAGACTATGCCAGAGCAGAATCTACTGGGATGGGCCCCTGGCACTGTGCAGTGACCGGCCCAACAAGTTGGAGAGGGACCAGACCTGCAAGCTCTTTGACACACAGCAATTTTTAGCAG AGCTACAAGCATTTGCTCACCATGGCCGTCCCCTGCCAAGATTCCAGGTAACTCTGTGCTTTGGGGAAGAGTTTCCAGATCCTCAGAGGCAAAGGAAGCTCATCACTGCTCAC gtcgAACCTCTACTAGCCAGACAACTATATTATTTTGCTCAGCAGAACAGTGGACATTTCCTGAGGGGCTATGATTTACCTGAACATGTTAGCAGTCCAGAGGATTATCATAGATCTATTCGCCACTCCTCCATTCAAGAATGA
- the IRF4 gene encoding interferon regulatory factor 4 isoform X3 translates to MNLEGSGRGGEFGMSSVSCGNGKLRQWLIDQIDSGKYPGLVWENEEKSIFRIPWKHAGKQDYNREEDAALFKAWALFKGKFREGIDKPDPPTWKTRLRCALNKSNDFEELVERSQLDISDPYKVYRIVPEGAKKGAKQLTLEDPQMTVSHPYTMTAPYTSLPAQQVHNYMMPPHDRSWREYVPDQPHPEIPYQCPVTFGPRSHHWQGPACENDCRLHICLYYREILVKELTTSSPEGCRISHGHTYDATNLDQVLFPYPEDNGQRKNIEKLLSHLERGVVLWMAPDGLYAKRLCQSRIYWDGPLALCSDRPNKLERDQTCKLFDTQQFLAELQAFAHHGRPLPRFQVTLCFGEEFPDPQRQRKLITAHVEPLLARQLYYFAQQNSGHFLRGYDLPEHVSSPEDYHRSIRHSSIQE, encoded by the exons ATGAACCTGGAGGGCAGCGGCCGAGGCGGAGAGTTCGGCATGAGCTCGGTGAGCTGCGGCAACGGGAAACTCCGCCAGTGGCTGATTGACCAGATCGACAGCGGCAAGTACCCAGGGCTGGTGTGGGAGAACGAGGAGAAAAGCATCTTCCGCATCCCCTGGAAGCACGCGGGCAAGCAAGACTACAACCGCGAGGAGGACGCCGCCCTCTTCAAG GCTTGGGCACTATTTAAAGGAAAGTTCCGAGAAGGCATAGATAAGCCAGACCCTCCTACCTGGAAGACACGCTTACGATGTGCTTTGAACAAGAGCAATGACTTTGAGGAACTGGTTGAGAGAAGCCAGCTGGACATCTCAGACCCCTACAAAGTATACAGGATTGTTCCTGAGGGTGCAAAAAAAG GAGCAAAGCAGCTCACCCTGGAGGACCCACAGATGACCGTGAGCCACCCCTACACCATGACAGCTCCTTATACCTCACTCCCAGCTCAG CAGGTTCATAACTACATGATGCCACCCCATGACCGAAGCTGGAGGGAGTACGTCCCTGATCAGCCTCACCCAGAAATCCCATATCAATGTCCTGTAACGTTTGGACCCCGCAGCCACCACTGGCAAGGCCCAGCTTGTGAAAATG ACTGTCGACTCCACATCTGTTTGTACTACCGAGAGATCCTGGTGAAAGAGCTAACCACATCTAGCCCTGAAGGGTGTCGGATCTCCCATGGGCATACCTATGATGCCACTAACCTGGACCAGGTCCTTTTCCCCTACCCAGAGGACAATGGCCAGAGGAAAAACATTGAGAAACTTCTGAGTCACCTGGAAAGGGGTGTGGTCCTGTGGATGGCCCCTGATGGGCTTTATGCCAAAAGACTATGCCAGAGCAGAATCTACTGGGATGGGCCCCTGGCACTGTGCAGTGACCGGCCCAACAAGTTGGAGAGGGACCAGACCTGCAAGCTCTTTGACACACAGCAATTTTTAGCAG AGCTACAAGCATTTGCTCACCATGGCCGTCCCCTGCCAAGATTCCAGGTAACTCTGTGCTTTGGGGAAGAGTTTCCAGATCCTCAGAGGCAAAGGAAGCTCATCACTGCTCAC gtcgAACCTCTACTAGCCAGACAACTATATTATTTTGCTCAGCAGAACAGTGGACATTTCCTGAGGGGCTATGATTTACCTGAACATGTTAGCAGTCCAGAGGATTATCATAGATCTATTCGCCACTCCTCCATTCAAGAATGA
- the IRF4 gene encoding interferon regulatory factor 4 isoform X1, which translates to MNLEGSGRGGEFGMSSVSCGNGKLRQWLIDQIDSGKYPGLVWENEEKSIFRIPWKHAGKQDYNREEDAALFKAWALFKGKFREGIDKPDPPTWKTRLRCALNKSNDFEELVERSQLDISDPYKVYRIVPEGAKKGAKQLTLEDPQMTVSHPYTMTAPYTSLPAQQVHNYMMPPHDRSWREYVPDQPHPEIPYQCPVTFGPRSHHWQGPACENGCQVTGTFYACAPPESQAPGIPIEPSIRSAEALALSDCRLHICLYYREILVKELTTSSPEGCRISHGHTYDATNLDQVLFPYPEDNGQRKNIEKLLSHLERGVVLWMAPDGLYAKRLCQSRIYWDGPLALCSDRPNKLERDQTCKLFDTQQFLAELQAFAHHGRPLPRFQVTLCFGEEFPDPQRQRKLITAHVEPLLARQLYYFAQQNSGHFLRGYDLPEHVSSPEDYHRSIRHSSIQE; encoded by the exons ATGAACCTGGAGGGCAGCGGCCGAGGCGGAGAGTTCGGCATGAGCTCGGTGAGCTGCGGCAACGGGAAACTCCGCCAGTGGCTGATTGACCAGATCGACAGCGGCAAGTACCCAGGGCTGGTGTGGGAGAACGAGGAGAAAAGCATCTTCCGCATCCCCTGGAAGCACGCGGGCAAGCAAGACTACAACCGCGAGGAGGACGCCGCCCTCTTCAAG GCTTGGGCACTATTTAAAGGAAAGTTCCGAGAAGGCATAGATAAGCCAGACCCTCCTACCTGGAAGACACGCTTACGATGTGCTTTGAACAAGAGCAATGACTTTGAGGAACTGGTTGAGAGAAGCCAGCTGGACATCTCAGACCCCTACAAAGTATACAGGATTGTTCCTGAGGGTGCAAAAAAAG GAGCAAAGCAGCTCACCCTGGAGGACCCACAGATGACCGTGAGCCACCCCTACACCATGACAGCTCCTTATACCTCACTCCCAGCTCAG CAGGTTCATAACTACATGATGCCACCCCATGACCGAAGCTGGAGGGAGTACGTCCCTGATCAGCCTCACCCAGAAATCCCATATCAATGTCCTGTAACGTTTGGACCCCGCAGCCACCACTGGCAAGGCCCAGCTTGTGAAAATG GTTGCCAGGTGACAGGAACCTTTTATGCTTGTGCCCCGCCTGAGTCCCAGGCCCCTGGAATCCCCATAGAGCCAAGCATAAGGTCTGCTGAAGCCTTGGCGCTCTCAG ACTGTCGACTCCACATCTGTTTGTACTACCGAGAGATCCTGGTGAAAGAGCTAACCACATCTAGCCCTGAAGGGTGTCGGATCTCCCATGGGCATACCTATGATGCCACTAACCTGGACCAGGTCCTTTTCCCCTACCCAGAGGACAATGGCCAGAGGAAAAACATTGAGAAACTTCTGAGTCACCTGGAAAGGGGTGTGGTCCTGTGGATGGCCCCTGATGGGCTTTATGCCAAAAGACTATGCCAGAGCAGAATCTACTGGGATGGGCCCCTGGCACTGTGCAGTGACCGGCCCAACAAGTTGGAGAGGGACCAGACCTGCAAGCTCTTTGACACACAGCAATTTTTAGCAG AGCTACAAGCATTTGCTCACCATGGCCGTCCCCTGCCAAGATTCCAGGTAACTCTGTGCTTTGGGGAAGAGTTTCCAGATCCTCAGAGGCAAAGGAAGCTCATCACTGCTCAC gtcgAACCTCTACTAGCCAGACAACTATATTATTTTGCTCAGCAGAACAGTGGACATTTCCTGAGGGGCTATGATTTACCTGAACATGTTAGCAGTCCAGAGGATTATCATAGATCTATTCGCCACTCCTCCATTCAAGAATGA